The genomic window AGCCAAACAAATTGTAACTGCCATCAGAAGGAGCTAAGAGTCGCCTCTTAAACAGCATCTTACATTGTCTCCCTTAAGCTATGCAGTAACCAAGCAGGGGCACTGGCAAGGTTTGACATTCTCAATCCCTAGCTGGTACCACTCTCCTCTTCCCCTAGTCCAGTCAATCAGGAGCTTCCACCTCTCAAGCCAGCCTGGGCAGACACACATAAAGGACCTTGGGAACTACACCTGGTTAGCAGTTTATGAGTAAACTGTGCCTCAGGCAGAGTTGTGATGGGAACCCATGGTTGTGGGGCATGTCACTACCAGCTGctcttagcatgaggaagccttgtctgtgcccgcCAAGGGTCAGCTTCCTGACACCACCAGCCACAGGCAGCACAAGCGCTTCCCTCTCAGCCCATTGGACTCTGCTGTCCTCTGCAGGTTAGCTATAGGCACACTCCAACCCTCAAGTCCGCCAAGCATTTCCCTGGAATGCCCAGCCCCTgatccactggacactcacagaattcCAGATTCTCTGTTCCCGAATGAACAGTGCCCCACAACTTACCAGTTGCACTtccacttaacacacagcacttagattaGTTCACAGAGAAAGCAAGTATAGGTTTAtttaagaacagagattcaaatgaTAACAATCAAATACCGGAAacaaagggttacatataaaataaaatcctaaCATGCACtctagagcctaaacttaactaacaGCACATTATTATGTCACGAGAGCAAAAGCTAATCCAAAATCCTTCCAGCGTCTTACAGCCAGGCTTGGCTGTCATCGTCCCATTACGAAGGAAACCCACTACCAGCTTATTTCACAGGTATTACTTTGCAACCCCAGATATATCAAAACAGTCCTTTGACctttattcataaacaggacaACCTCCTACTTTGTATTCCTTTCTGGGGATTTTACGACCTCTTGTTAATTACTTTATCTTGATGAGTTGGGGACTTACTATGCAGATGGTATACATTGTTAAGTATGCAATgctcaatttacatataaataGGCAGATAGATAAGCATCCCTTGCCTGTCCAAAAGGAACGCATTTGTCAACTCCTGGTGAGCTGCTTTAACTCACAGATGTTAAGAACATAATGTCCAGTGTAGGTAAATAATTCCTTATATATTTGTACATACGTTTTGTAATGGTTATGAGAACTAGTGTGTTACTAGCTTTCAGCAGAGAACTTACATGGCATTTTTAGTGAATTATTATTCATATAACTGGCCCAGGGATTCCCTGAAAAACTCTATCCACCCCCGTGCCTTCTTTATGTTGGTATCAAAAGGTTCCTGGGTCACAATAGAGTGTCTCACAGATGCTTGGCCATCTCTTCTGGCGGGTAGGTGGGAAAGCGGTAGGTGTGAATGGTAGGTCCTTCCCCTACTTCTTGCCCTCTTTGTGGAACCTAGCTCCACTCGGGGAACAAGTTTTGTGGAGTCCTCGTACTCCTTGAGCACCAGGACTGTCATCAGACCCAGAAACTAAAAGAGCTTCTTGTACCCTCTCACCCTCTTGTATCAGAATGTGGCCCATAGACAGGAAAGACTGGGATAGTCTCTCATGATACAATACTATGTTTTCTAAAGCAATATCATGCTTATTTTGCAAGAGGTGATGGGCGGGCTGTTTCAATATTATTCATGCATTTTGTCCACCAGTCcaatatgaagagactgtattgcTTTGAATTGCACCAGAGATTTCCAAGACaagattatcatagaatcatagaatatcaggattggaagggatctcaggaggtcatttagtccaaccccctgctcaaagaaggaccaattcccaactaaatcatcccagccagggttttctcaagcctgaccttaaaaacctctaaggaaggagattccgccacctccctaggtaacccattccactgcttcaccactctctgagtgaaaaagtttttcctaatatccaacctaaacctcccccactgcaacttgagaccattactccttgttctgtcatcaggtaccactgagaactgtctagatccatcctctttggaacccccatttcagatagttgaaagcagctatcaaatccctcttccttcttctcttctgcagactaaacaatcccagttccctcaaacATTATTTGTTTAACTAGTTTAAAATCATCCATTAGCAAAATGGAAATCTAATGTTCACACAATTTCTAGGTTAAGCAACTCTTGCTATTTTAGCCAATTCCATGTCAAAAACAGAAGGAAAGTACAAGAATGAAATCACCAGAAAGTACTGTGTAATTCAGTTTATGAGCAAATTTCATATGTAATAATGCCTTTCTGTACTTGatataaaatgtattagaaatagAATGCTGTagctttaaagcagtggttcttcaTCTTTActgaagcctgcacccctttggttctcaaaatatgttcttgcatcccttatcaaaaatcaaaatatgttctcacacCCCTTAAACCTAaaaaatatgttctcgcaccccttcaaccaaaatatatttttgtttgtatattacagtaatcattaaaaatgtataatgttaataaatacataggtttgatgaaacaaaggagttgtacttacgtgcctgtgcttaatttgtgtttttgatgatttaccttctaaaaaaatctggcatgtcttgcacccccagaaagggcatcttgcacccccaggaggtgtgtgcacctcaggttaagaaccactggtttaaagtATTTGAAACATTTGTTTATCTTCACATTATTTCCCTACCGCTAGATTCTCTTTAAATCCAGGGTGTTTCTCTGTAAATAGAACCACTCTCATGCACACTCCTCCTTCTGAATATGAAGAAATCAACCGCTTCTGGGTAAAACTGTGACAAACTATCTCCTAATCATTGGCCAGTGAGGTGCCCCCCACTAAGGAGCAGCAGGAATAGAAGGTGTTAGTTTATTGGGTTGTCTTTACATTTGTGATGGGAAACATCATGTTATGTTCTGGTACAGCAAGACACAAGTTAGCTTTAGTAGTCACAACAACAGTTGCTGCACCACatcaaaaaaagagaaagaaatcttAATGTTCAAGTGCCGAGAAGTAGAGCAGATTTCATGGTTACTCTGTTTCTGGCAAATTTCTACTTGTGACAGTCTTACAATTTTCACCACATCAGACTTTTCTCTCACAACAAAAGGAGTTAGTTACTACTAACAAACAAGAGTAAGCCGTGTATTATAGGGTGGGAAAAACTCTGTTTACAAATACATATCTTCACTGATTTCTATATACGGaagaaaacacatacacacacatgaaaGGTAAATTAACTTTAATCATAGGTTTCCAAATTTGAACGGGGCATGAAGATTcaactaaaaaaagaaataacttCTTATATCACAATGCAGAGAACATAAAACAAGTCCTGTGTTATTGTTGAAAATGAACCTcacagtgcttaactttaaatgacCTTGTCCTGTGAACATCTTTTCAATTTGCTGAGTGCTAAAAATAACACAATTGTAGCTGCAAAGGATTACCCAGACTAAGATAGGCAGTTGAAAGGCATTCTTTACAGCTTCTGTTAGTTCACACAAAGTTAGTTCACACAAGAGCACAGGAAATACACCTGGATAGcaagcccacacacacacacacacacacacacaccattgaaTTCATCAGCCTAGGGAGACTTTATTAAAATCCATGGAGAATTTTTAaattgagaaaaaacagagccatAGCAGGAAACAATAACATGAAGAATGATTGTATCCTGTAACAAGGTCAGGAGTTGCTAGAGGGGGCCCTAATGTCAGTCAACATTGATGCAAGAGATGGCGTATGTCAAGGATGGAGAATGGCCTCCGTTGCAGGAAATGCAGTGATACAACACTTAAGGCAAGGGCCATGCCAACTGCTGTAGCTTCAAACAGTAAAACATAATTCTCAGAGATGTGGAATACTTGTCGCTTGCAGGGCTGCTGAAAGTGTTACAGTGGCTTGTAGGAGCCCCATTTACATCTAGCTCAATCCTAATTAAAATTAGTCACTATTAAACCAATATTTACTTCCATTTGTGCATGCatttgcagggggagggatagatAACAATACCTTAGAGCACTAAGGTTTGGAAGCCTTTGTTTTAACCTTTTATATAGTTTggtatcaatataaaggctgctACTGCTGTCCTTTAAACTCAACATGTTTGGAAAGTCAGAGCATTTAAGTGCTACTGTGGTGCTATGTGACTCACGTTCATAGGATTCTTTTTCACTGTGTTGTTAGTCTTTCATTCATCAAGGGTGTAAGAAACTATAGTCTGTCCTCTATAGCAGGAACTGTACCATTTTCTGGACAAAAAGTTATGATTACTTTACAGTGTCAGTTGCTCTACATTGTCAGTCACTGTTCAGCTTTCCTTTGATTCTTTTGACTGGTGTCAGATACAGTTCAACAAAGTACATCCAGATAGTAACAAAGTATTATACAGTTCtcatttttccaattttttcctcACCTTCCTTGAACAATTTCTATTTAGTTACCACATTTCTAATGTGCCATAAtttggggagggatgggagaaaGCATAAAAGCTCCACTTTTGAAATGAATCTTCAATACCAACTCTCCTCTCCAAactcagggccaaattctacccttgCATATGCCTAGGCAACGCCCACTGGAATCGTTGGCAGGTCTGTGTATGTATGAACTGTTAGGACATCCAGGAGCAGAGACTTGTCCAACAGCAGGAGAGGCCAAAGCAGCCTTTTCAGTATACACATGACCAGGAAACGTTTTCATTTTCTGCTGTAAGAAGACTCGGTCTTATGAATTCCTGCTTTTGTCAACTCCAGGTAAGACCAGTTTAATGCCCATGAATGCTACCTAGAAATTACAGCTAATATAGTCTATAGTGGTCCACCTTCTAAAGAAGAAAGACTGAAGAGAATATACTACACAAGTGCTTTGCAGTCTATTACAGAATCCTATCCAATTCAATGTCCCGTTCCTCTGCCACAAAGCCCTAAATTGGGCTGAACCCTGTCCATATCTGTGACCATTGTgtgctctcattctctctctctctccctttctcaggGCAGCATTCATTTGGGGCATTTCAACTGAAAGAGCCCCACATGCACCTATAAGGGGCTTTGGCCAAAGCTTTCCTGGTGAAGAGTCTGGGTTGCAGGTCCAGCCTCTGAAACAGTCAAGACTGAGTCCAAACTTTGCCACGTTCACAACATATTGCAAGACCCACCTCTTTGATCAAGTGTTTTCCTACTGGGAGAGTGGAGTACCCTAACTCCAACTGGAGTACACCCTTAGTATTAAAGGCTGTGTAGGAGAAGTAGGGAGTGGATTGCTGTGCTTCCTTCACGGGGGCAatcttatttatatttatataagatTAACTAGAGAAGACGGAACTTTAGAAATTAGTTTATAAATTATTGTATAAATAATGCacaggcagaatttggctcttgatCTACTGAAAGCTCAAGCTAATTAATTTACATACCAAAAATTAAGCTGAAGCACTTTCTGCATCATCCCATAGTATTACAAATAAAACTAGTAGCTGAGTTCACTGCAGGCTGTTCATGTGCatccaaaggcagaatttggtcctaacaATGTTACATTGTATGGTCAGCATTTGGAGAGATTTGACATTTTCAGATGGTGCAGTTTCAAGGCCCCTCTTTATGACAAAGCTAACAGATGTATAAAAGTGAGCATGTGACCTTAAAGGAGCTCATTATACCAGATTTCACATTCCTTTGAACACCTTATCACAGCTTTAATTCCATGGCAGTCATACACCATTAGCCCTTTTACTATTGTAAATGCTACAGTGTGAAGTGTTATTTTATTTCTAAAGAAGTTAACAGTGAAATAAGTCAATATATTACCATGCGAAATATGAGTTTTCAATCAAATGTCACTTAAAGTGTCAATGCATTTGCGAAAAAAGCAGTCCAATATTTTTAGTATCCATACAAATATGTTTGCCATTCTCACCAGCACTGTGTTCCCATGCAACAAAATCCTGTCAGCACAGCTAATCCCTATGGATGTCAGAAGAATAAGCCCCAGAAGAGCAAACAACTGCACTGTCAAAaccatgtcatcaacatgcaGGCCTATTCCTAGTATTATTACATACTCCACTGCCTCCAATCACAACCCAGGAAAACTAGAATCCATGTTCAGAGTCATTGGATCTTGAGGAATTGATACAGCATCGCTAATAATCCCACAGAATTCAGAAACTACGttggattttaaaaaggaagcCTTATTTTCGTGCCTTGGATTTGAAGCAGATTAAATAATAGAAAAGGGTAGGCTATTAGGTCATGATTTGTATACTACAGCTGTCCAGTTTGAGTTGACAGACATTCTTTGCAGGGCCAACTGACTGAAAAAGAAAGGCAGAGAAAAACTCTGAGAGTAATAGGtggactgtaaaaaaaaaaaagttattgaggggaaaaaatgaatgcAACAACAATCAAAGCTGATGGAGTTACTAGAACAAATAGTTAAAGCTCCTTTGTAAACTACAGTTTCCTAAAATGAAGGTATAAAGGAAACTGGATTAGTTCATAGTCCTGAATACACTTCAAGTTGTAATATAGTGTAAATTATTGTTCTAACTAAACTTGGACTAAACCTTCTACAAGCAGGACAACGAGAGAACCACTATGAAAGGTGAACTATAATTTACTTTTTAGACCTTCTGCAAGCAGGACAACGAGAGAACCACCATGAAAGGTGAGCTATAATTTCCTTTTCAGTGAAGTGCTTTGTAAAGAAATATTGTCTTTGCCAACCAGTGTCTATTTTTAACTTTACAGTGGAAGTTATTGTTTAAGTTGTTTTTCTTGTTTCTGAAGCTAACAGTTGCAGAACGGCATAATGCTACAGAATACGTTTCTTGAACACAGAATTCAGGCATTGTAGCAACATTTCCAAATCCAATTTCATTTAGAATGTTAATAAATAAGTGTTTGCAAGGTAAATTGTAGTCACAAAAATCCAAACCTTTCATTTACAGATTTAATACGTTGAATACTGAAATCTCAttctgttgttcttttaagatagTGTTCCCTGTTACTCATTAATGCACTGTATCCTTTATTTTCTAAGGCTTTTAAATAGTAATTGACTAGAAGCTCTTCTACTTTGAAATAATAGTTCATATTAATGACTCGATGCATCACAAATACAATGTTAAAAGGGATTTATCCACCTATTGCTCTGATTCTCTGGAGCCAAAATAATTCATATGGGATCAGCAGCCAAGACTCCCCAATATATCTTTATTATTCCATTGTATGCATATAAACATAACTTTAGGCAGCATGATGTTTTTAAAGGAATAGCGTTAACCACATATGACAGGTACAAGATATTATTATTTCAGTCAAAGCCAACTGGATCACTGTCAGGAGCCATGGGAGTagataataattttaaatatttaatatcatTGAGTACTCCTGTGACCTCATTTATCATTTTAACAACTGTACTTGACAAATGTTTGCTTAGTGGCTAGATGTTCAAATCTTTAGAAAGTACAGCTGGCATTCAGATAAGGGAATTTCAATTAATAAGCATAAATATGGGTGCATATTTTAAAGAACAGACCTTAAAAAAATCTGGCTCACTGGAAACTGTTGTTGAATTCTCTGTAGTGAAGCCTTTGAAGATTATTGTTTTCTCTAAAAGAACACAAGCATAATTCTTTAAGGTGCAACATGCAATCAAAACAGTAAGTAAACAGGGACTGTGCTTGCAACTTTAACATACAGTGGCTCAGAATCACCATCACCATAGAAAGATAAACATTACAATTTAATATCCTTGGGAACTATATGGAAGTGTTTCATTCCTATGGGTATGCAGCAGCTAGAAATCCATCATATTTTTATGGCAAGGGGCTGATGACTAAGCTTGCTAAAAGTTATCTGCATTTAGGATAAACCATGGAAAGTAGCTCAGTTTGAAACTAGTGAAAAATTGTCTTTAGTCTACATTATATGAGGTTTCCAAAATTTTATCTAGGACTGATTCATACTATTCTGATGTACCAAACTGTGAAACAAATGTGCATTATTGTCCATTACCAAAATGTACATCTTTTCTCTATTGTACCAATGTTTGTATTACCAAAACACACTGATTATAAATTAGTTTCACCACATTATCACTTCTTTTACTTCTTGTGCAGGTGACTTGCTTTTGGTTTCAAGTATCATTGTACTAATGCATATGGTATGTGGATGCCCCGAAAAGTGCCTATGTCATCAAACTTCAAAGACAGTGGACTGCAGGAATCAAGGACTTGTTGAAATTCCCTCCCACGTACCTCCTGAAACTCTAATATTACAGTTGCAGAATAACCATATTTGGAGAATCAACGAAAATGCATTCAGTGAAATCCCTTTGCTCAAAATTTTAGACTTGTCTAATAATTCTGTTTCAAATTTGTCATCGGGTGCTTTCCAAGGACTACGATACCTACAGGTTCTAAACCTAACCAAGAACTTGATTCATTACCTAGAAAACAAGACTTTCAGTTCCCTCCCTCAATTAAAAGAACTGGATTTGTCCTCCAACAGTATATTAAATTTGCCTGAAACTCTAGGAAATAATACAGGGAATATAACTTTATTGTCTGTTAAGTATAACAAGCTTCAAAGACTGGACAGAATTCTGCTGGAATCCCTCCCAAATCTGAAAGTTGTTCTTTTCAAGAATAATCCATGGCAATGCACTTGTCATGTCATTGGCCTTAAACTGTGGCTAGAGAGCTTTTTATACAGAGGTAAGTAATTTTCTCTATTagataaaatgcaaagaaaatggCTTAACATATACTCGACCTGTCTGAGCTACCATGGCTTTGATACCAGaatgcacttaagcacatatttaactctctttctcttctctggactagagttcggcaaataactgatttttaagACTACTGGAAGTTCAAGAACATAAACTCAATTTGGATTAAACTGAAtccaaaattttaaataaatatcggTGAATCAAAGGAAACGTAGTTTGACCCAAAGCATTTTGTTTCCAGACTTTTTAATTaggctcaattaaaaaaaaagaaagaagaagtaggAGGTAACGGTTGTGATGCCAgcgcccaccttataactttttgCTCAGTActtaggacactcacctgggatgtgggagaccaggtttgaatccccactttggagcagggatttgaaccctcCGAGGTTAGTACCTACCAGGCTATTAGCTAGTCTGGAGAGGTCCCTCTGAGTGTCTCCTGGTGAAACTGCTTCCTTTTGTACAAATTATTATTCATCCTAGTAGGGACTTGAGCCTGGGTCTGCCCCACTTCAGCTGAatgccctgaccactgggctaaaaCTTATAATACAGAAATACACAATGCCATGGTAAAGAAAAAATGAACTTTCTATGTAGTTTAAAAGCAGCACAAAGTTGTTTAGCCATATCTCCACCTGCGTTTAATCTCTTCCATTCATAAATCCATTAGTTATTCTACATAAAAAGAGAATAAGACTTAACTCTGTTTTTTGCAAGTCAGAAGTTGTCTCGCTCTGCTTTTGAATGGCATTGCTATGCTTTGTTCTGAGCAGCTTTAGAATCCAAGATGATttagataaaagaaaaaaatcatttataattctaaaatttttggtttttttttaaaatgtatctgtttTATATGCAGTGTAGGCAGTGAAAGGTATTAAACATTAAAGGAAGATCTGGCCCTGATTGCTGTGGGAGCTAGTCAGATTTTTGAGACATCAAAAGAACAAGACAATCTTATTTCCTCTAAAATAAATATTGATGCATGAATGTGATACAAATATTTCCTTGGTTTTCTATCTGTATGTAGGTCATAATATTGACATGGTACAATGCAACAGCTCATGTGAAGATGCTCTGTGTCTTCTgtttgccctctgtaacactaTTGCTATTCAGTATCCATTGATGGCCTTCACTCATAGTTACATGGGCAGGAATCTTGAAGATGAGATTTGGTTTGTGCACAGAAGGGAGGAAGGCTGAAGAGATGAGAATGAAAGGAAATAACCCATGACAGATTGTCCTTTGTTGTGCCTAAATAGAGTTGCTTTAATCATTCAACAAACAGAAGACTTACTGTGGAACTAACCAACTAATTTCCATTCCTTATTTCTCCTTCTAATTAACTTTTAAGTGAGTTTGTGCAAGAATAATTTTAAACCTTGCAAGAATAGCCTTAAAAACCTCACATGTTGGTTACTAGAAATGTTTAAAGTTCATATGCACACTTCCTTGTTAACAAGAAATTTATATAAGTGGACAATTTATATGTCCAATTAGTGAATTGGTAACCAATAGTCAAGTCTCCAAATGTTTCACCACAAAATTCTTGCTACTATCCAGTCACCCGCTGACAAATAGAGTATACCACAAGTAATCACTAAATTGCACACATAcctcaacattttatttttatttcaggaaTTACTGCCATGAGAAGAGACATATTTCTTTTTACAGTATCTCTCTTTTTATGCTGTGGCCAGATCATTGGGCCAGTTCCTTAGCATGCCCAGTGCAGATGGAAATCAGTATTTATTGTCTACCTGAAGGAAATGGTTAGCATAAGGGGAATCTCCAGCACAAGTTAAGCCATTCCAGCTGGGCACAACTTAAAGTGGACTTGAGGCTGTTTTAAATTGTGCTGGAGGCACAGTGCCCAGGCATTCTAGGAGTGAGAAGTTGGAATGATGGTGTAATAGCATCTCCAGAGTCATCTGTTCTAGAAGCAGCACTGGCACAGATAAGGATCTGGTCCACTGGATCTATGTTAAAACATGTACATTTAATTAAGTTCCATCAATACAAGATGCCTAATATTTGGCTAGGTAACAGGTAGAAGAGGTATTAGTtatagaaaataataaataaaattaaacaagcTTTTAAGCCAGTGATATGTGCAATTTATCAAAATAGTTAACGGGCTGAGTTGAAAGAGTGGGTCTGTAATTTAACTGATAAAAATCAGTTTCCTAAGGGCTTTCTCTCCTGAGGTTAAAATCATACTACTTTCtagacttttaaaatattaagttATTTCTTTCAGCCTCCAGGCTTTTGTTAAATTTTCCTGAACCTATTCCCCAGAACAAATTTTAGCAGGGGTTGTGAATTCTGTATGCAGCGGAAGGTAATGATCCAAGATAAGCATATCAGATTATCTTAATTACTATGACAGCAGCACAGCTTCTTTAGTTTATCTCAGAAACACAGCCATTGTTTGGcaattcagtgatttttttttctggtctcaCCTTTGCTTTACACAAATTTGTCCAAGTTGCAAAAAAACGAAGTGAAATGCAACACACAATCCCATTTTAACAGCCAGTGTTGGAAGAAGTCTAGATATTCTGTACTCTAATATTTCTCTAGTATTATTCTTCTGTAACTTATACTAACCAAAATGAGTTATGTTCCTGTAACAGCGTAGCTGGCCCCTTAAATGAAACTGGGCTCAACGCTTGTGTTCCAGTCAAGTGCATCCTAGCTTGAGGTAACAAGGtgcatggggctggctgcagggagttaTAAATGAGAGTTCAGAACTGAGAGTCCAGAACACTGATAGAATTTAGAAACGAAGAAAGAGTTCTGAGAATAAAGAGCACTCAGAGGAGGGGATGCCCCTAA from Gopherus flavomarginatus isolate rGopFla2 chromosome 6, rGopFla2.mat.asm, whole genome shotgun sequence includes these protein-coding regions:
- the LRTM1 gene encoding leucine-rich repeat and transmembrane domain-containing protein 1 gives rise to the protein MKGDLLLVSSIIVLMHMVCGCPEKCLCHQTSKTVDCRNQGLVEIPSHVPPETLILQLQNNHIWRINENAFSEIPLLKILDLSNNSVSNLSSGAFQGLRYLQVLNLTKNLIHYLENKTFSSLPQLKELDLSSNSILNLPETLGNNTGNITLLSVKYNKLQRLDRILLESLPNLKVVLFKNNPWQCTCHVIGLKLWLESFLYRGGISDGIICSTPENRKGKDLLKVPYEMYRTCPPTVAHVHLANIHHHSSEHRSSLKHTHHNENGESSHSDCEPKPKPRPVSLRHAIATVVITGVVCGIVCLMMLAAAVYGCAYAAITAKYHREHLAPVTAQGSPEEKEPFDSSLA